Proteins found in one Sorghum bicolor cultivar BTx623 chromosome 1, Sorghum_bicolor_NCBIv3, whole genome shotgun sequence genomic segment:
- the LOC8077965 gene encoding protein FIZZY-RELATED 2, which produces MDHHLTPSPPSPMENSAAGPSSKPPTPASTPNSRLASAPSSRHSATTSHASAPSSAPTPASRTVYSDRFIPSRTGSNLALFDLAPSPSAASSSHEGGPAVSSGSATAASPYCALLRAALFGPDTPDRVASSATACSSSSSPGPSPVGTPATGNIFRFKTEVRRSAKRALFSGEEEEDALFPGIFTTRGAGPRKVPRSPYKVLDAPALQDDFYLNLVDWSSHNVLAVGLGNCVYLWNACSSKVTKLCDLGVDDNVCSVGWAQRGTHLAVGTNQGKVQIWDATRCKRIRTMESHRMRVGALAWSSSLLSSGSRDKSILHHDIRAQEDYVSKLTGHKSEVCGLKWSYDNRQLASGGNDNRLFVWNPHSVQPVLKYTEHTAAVKAIAWSPHLHGLLASGGGTADRCIRFWNTTTNTNLSCVDTGSQVCNLAWSKNVNELVSTHGYSQNQIIVWRYPTMSKLATLTGHTYRVLYLAISPDGQTIVTGAGDETLRFWNVFPSPKSQSSDSLSCIGGTSFVRSYIR; this is translated from the exons ATGGATCACCACCTcacgccgtcgccgccgtcgccgatgGAGAACTCCGCGGCGGGGCCGTCCTCGAAGCCGCCGACACCGGCGTCCACGCCCAACTCACGCCTCGCCTCGGCGCCGTCCTCCCGCCACTCCGCCACGACGTCGCACGCGTCGGCGCCGTCGTCGGCACCGACGCCGGCCTCCCGCACCGTCTACAGCGACCGCTTCATCCCCAGCCGCACCGGATCCAACCTCGCGCTCTTCGACCTCGCCCCCTCGCCATCCGCCGCATCCTCCTCCCACGAAGGCGGGCCCGCGGTCTCGTCTGGATCTGCGACCGCCGCGTCGCCCTACTGCGCGCTCCTCCGCGCCGCGCTCTTCGGGCCCGACACGCCCGACCGGGTCGCGTCCTCGGCCACCGCGtgctcgtcgtcctcctccccgGGGCCCTCGCCTGTGGGCACCCCCGCCACCGGGAACATCTTCAGATTCAAGACGGAGGTGCGCCGGAGCGCCAAGAGGGCGCTTTTCTCcggagaggaagaggaggacgcACTGTTCCCCGGCATTTTCACCACCAGGGGCGCGGGCCCAAGGAAGGTTCCAAGGTCGCCCTACAAG GTGCTGGATGCGCCCGCTTTGCAGGACGACTTCTACCTGAACCTTGTAGATTGGTCATCACATAATGTCCTCGCAGTTGGGTTGGGCAATTGTGTTTACTTGTGGAATGCATGCAGCAGCAAG GTCACCAAGCTTTGTGATTTGGGGGTGGATGACAATGTTTGTTCTGTGGGATGGGCGCAGCGCGGCACTCACCTAGCTGTAGGCACAAATCAAGGAAAAGTTCAG ATCTGGGATGCAACTCGTTGTAAAAGAATAAGAACGATGGAAAGCCATCGCATGCGTGTAGGTGCTCTTGCATGGAGTTCTTCATTGCTTTCTTCTGGAAGCCGTGACAAGAGCATCCTCCACCATGATATCCGTGCTCAAGAAGATTATGTTAGCAAGCTTACCGGGCATAAATCTGAG GTTTGTGGACTCAAGTGGTCTTACGACAATCGGCAGCTTGCATCAGGTGGCAATGATAACAGA CTTTTTGTTTGGAATCCACATTCAGTACAACCAGTACTGAAGTATACTGAGCACACAGCAGCTGTCAAAGCTATTGCCTggtctcctcatcttcatggcTTGCTTGCATCTGGTGGAGGAACCGCAGATAGATGCATACGGTTTTGGAATACGACCACTAATACAAACTTGAGCTGTGTGGACACTGGAAGCCAG GTCTGCAATCTTGCGTGGTCAAAGAATGTAAATGAGCTTGTTAGCACCCATGGGTACTCTCAGAACCAAATAATTGTTTGGAGATATCCAACAATGTCGAAG CTTGCCACTTTGACAGGGCATACATACAGAGTATTATATTTAGCTATTTCCCCTGATGGCCAG ACCATAGTTACTGGTGCTGGTGATGAAACACTCCGTTTTTGGAACGTGTTCCCTTCACCAAAGTCCCAG AGTTCTGATAGTTTAAGTTGCATCGGGGGAACATCATTTGTTAGAAGCTACATCCGGTGA